GTGGACCACCTACGGCGGGCTGGCCCAGGCCTGCGGCCGGCCCAAGGCGGCCCGGGCAGTCGGCCGAATCATGTCCTGCAACCCCTGGCCGCTGGTGGTCCCGTGCCACCGCGTTCTCGGGGCCGGCAAACAATTGGGCGGCTTCAGCTCCGGACTGGACCAAAAACGGCTGCTGCTTGGCCTTGAGAACATTCTATGACCGGTGTGCGGCGTATTGTCGAGATCAAAAACCTGTGCGTCTGGTTCCCGGGGGACCAGGAGCCGGCTGTCAACGGTGTGAGCTTGTCCTTGGAGGCCGGACAAACCCTGGGGCTGGTAGGCGAAAGCGGCTCCGGAAAATCCGTCACCGCCCTGGCCCTGATGGGCCTGCTGCCCCCGGCAGCCCGCTGCACGGCTGAAAGACTCGAGTTGAACGCTACCGATATCCTGCGCGCCAATGCCAAAACTGTGCGGGCTCTGCGCGGCAACTCCGCGGCCATGGTCTTTCAAGAGCCCTTGTCCGCTCTGAACCCGCTGCACACCATTGAACGGCAAATCACCGAACCGCTGCAATGGCATACGGGTCTTTCCGGAGCGAACGCCCGCAAGAAGGCGATTGAGCTCCTGGAGATGGTCGAAATCAAGGAACCGGCGGCCAAACTCACGACCTATCCCCATCAACTCTCAGGGGGGCAGCGCCAGCGGGTCATGATCGCCATGGCCCTTTCCACATCCCCGCGGGTCCTTATTGCCGACGAACCAACGACCGCCCTGGATGTCACCGTCCAGCGCCAGATTTTGGACCTGCTGCAGCGGTTGCAGCACAATTTCGATATGGCCTTGATGCTCATTTCCCATGACCTGGCCATGATCAAGGACGTTACCGCTGACACCGCGGTCATGAAGCAGGGCCGCCTGGTCGAAAATCGGCCCACGGCTGAACTCTGGGCCGAGCCGCACCACCCGTACACCTCGGCTTTGATCAATGCCGAGCCACACGGGGCGCCGGTTCCCGCCCGTGCTACAGCCCCCGTACTTCTGGATGCCGCAGGACTCCGGGCCTGGTTCCCGATCAAAAAAGGAGTATTCAAACGGACGGTGGGGCACGTCAAAGCCGTGGACGGGGTCGATCTCCGGGTGCGGCAGGGGCATGCTGTGGGGATTGTCGGGGAAAGCGGCTCGGGAAAAACGACGCTTGGCATGGCCCTGCTGCGTTTGGCCCACAGTCGCGGCCAGATTCTGTTCGACGGGCAGCGGATCGATTCGCTGCGCTCCTCCCAACTCCGCTTTTTGCGCCGCCGACTGCAAATCATCTTTCAAGATCCCTTCGGCAGCCTCAATCCACGGCTGGACACCACGGCCATCATTGCTGAAGGGCTTAAGGTCCATGAATCCCTCGGGGAATCGGACCGGATCCAGCGCGTGGTCCAAACCATGGAGTTGGTCGGCCTCGACCCCGCCTGGCGCCACCGCTATCCGCATGAATTTTCCGGTGGCCAACGTCAACGCCTCGCCATCGCCAGGGCGCTCATCCTCCGCCCCAGCCTTGTGGTCCTGGACGAGCCGACCTCTTCTCTGGACCGCTCCATCCAGTCCCAGATCCTGGTCTTGCTGCGGCGCCTCCAAAAAGAACTCGGTTTGAGCTATCTGTTTATCTCCCACGATCTCAAGCTGGTCCGCGCCCTGTGCCACGAAGTTCTGGTCATGCACGGCGGCAGTTGTGTGGAGCACGGGGCCACGGAGGCCGTGCTGTCCGAGCCCCAAGCCCCAAGCACACGGCGGCTGGTCAGCGCTGCCTTCGGCGAAGCCGGCTGAGACACAAACGATTCGGGAAAAACGGCGGGAAAGACACGCGGTCGCTCGGAGGGTACGCGGTCCGAAACACTCGAAGCGCTCCAATTCGGAAGCCAAGAAGACGGCAGGGGATCCAAAGCGAGGATCAGTCGCCCCCGTCCTGCCCATCACTGCGGCCATACAGGCACAGTCCATGCCGATTGGCCAAAGCGACACTGGCATCGCGGTCGAAAAACAGACTCGTGTGCGCTTCAACCACCAGACTGGTCAGACCGGCCTCGAGCATGGTCTCCACAGTAGAGAGCCCAACCGATGGCTGGTCAATGGCCTCTTCCTGGCCGGGTTTAAAAATCTTGATAGCCATGCCGCCGCGCCCGCCAAGATCACCAGCGCGCTTGAGCATCGCATTCGTCCCTTCCAGCCCCT
The sequence above is drawn from the Desulfohalobium retbaense DSM 5692 genome and encodes:
- a CDS encoding ABC transporter ATP-binding protein — protein: MTGVRRIVEIKNLCVWFPGDQEPAVNGVSLSLEAGQTLGLVGESGSGKSVTALALMGLLPPAARCTAERLELNATDILRANAKTVRALRGNSAAMVFQEPLSALNPLHTIERQITEPLQWHTGLSGANARKKAIELLEMVEIKEPAAKLTTYPHQLSGGQRQRVMIAMALSTSPRVLIADEPTTALDVTVQRQILDLLQRLQHNFDMALMLISHDLAMIKDVTADTAVMKQGRLVENRPTAELWAEPHHPYTSALINAEPHGAPVPARATAPVLLDAAGLRAWFPIKKGVFKRTVGHVKAVDGVDLRVRQGHAVGIVGESGSGKTTLGMALLRLAHSRGQILFDGQRIDSLRSSQLRFLRRRLQIIFQDPFGSLNPRLDTTAIIAEGLKVHESLGESDRIQRVVQTMELVGLDPAWRHRYPHEFSGGQRQRLAIARALILRPSLVVLDEPTSSLDRSIQSQILVLLRRLQKELGLSYLFISHDLKLVRALCHEVLVMHGGSCVEHGATEAVLSEPQAPSTRRLVSAAFGEAG